In a genomic window of Phyllostomus discolor isolate MPI-MPIP mPhyDis1 chromosome 5, mPhyDis1.pri.v3, whole genome shotgun sequence:
- the LOC114497068 gene encoding interferon-induced protein with tetratricopeptide repeats 1-like has product MHWKISSTSSQISEQPIHQSNHSAPAPWFIAAMSKNTEEDQLKDRLEQLRCHFTWKLQIQDAEMTDLENRVFDEIEFLDTECSVVMHNLLAYVKHLEGQNKEALQSLKQAEDLIQTEQDDQAHVRRLVTWGNYAWLYYYMGRLEEAQMYLDKVESTCKEFTSPSCYKVDSPHMDCEEGWALLKCGGKNYERAKACFEKALEVDPEHPEFNAGYAIAAYRLDGSKKPSQTLHTLKQALRLNPEDAYIKAFLAMMLPNTGRKAEGEKYVKEVLGSTSSHTCVFRYVAKFYRRKDSLEKALQFLKMTLRATPSSAFLHHQVGLCYKTQMIQIKKANHWRPRGRNKENVHRLVRMAIWEFEKALKLQPTFHQLYIELAEMYAELGHHRVAEDTFEKLLSMGVNDDYLQQQIHFSYGRFQEFHMKSELNAISHYLNVIKIETSSFTSKKSFTALKKLVLKSCQRNGENTLKLRILGLVYKFQGEMEKAMECSLWAQSLATEKELCGR; this is encoded by the exons ATGCATTGGAAAATCTCCAGCACAAGCTCGCAGATCTCAGAGCAGCCCATCCACCAAAGCAACCATAGTGCACCTGCACCCTGGTTCATAGCAGCAATGAG TAAGAATACTGAGGAAGATCAGCTCAAAGATAGGCTGGAGCAGTTGAGATGCCATTTTACATGGAAGTTGCAAATTCAAGATGCTGAAATGACTGATTTAGAAAACAGGGTCTTCGATGAAATTGAGTTCCTAGACACAGAATGTAGTGTGGTGATGCACAACCTACTGGCCTATGTGAAACACCTGGAAGGCCAGAATAAGGAAGCCCTGCAGAGCTTGAAACAAGCTGAAGACTTGATCCAGACAGAACAGGATGATCAAGCACACGTGAGAAGACTGGTTACCTGGGGCAACTACGCCTGGCTGTACTACTACATGGGCAGACTGGAAGAAGCCCAAATGTATTTGGACAAGGTGGAAAGCACTTGCAAGGAGTTTACCAGCCCCTCCTGCTACAAAGTGGACAGTCCACACATGGACTGTGAGGAAGGATGGGCCTTGCTGAAGTGTGGAGGAAAGAACTATGAACGGGCTAAAGCCTGCTTTGAGAAAGCTCTGGAAGTGGACCCTGAGCACCCAGAATTCAATGCTGGGTATGCAATTGCTGCCTATCGTCTGGATGGCTCCAAGAAACCATCTCAGACCCTACACACCCTAAAACAGGCCCTCAGGCTAAATCCAGAGGATGCTTATATTAAAGCTTTCCTTGCTATGATGCTTCCAAATACAGGACGAAAAGCTGAGGGAGAGAAGTACGTCAAAGAAGTGCTGGGCAGCACATCTTCCCACACCTGTGTCTTTCGATATGTGGCCAAGTTTTACAGAAGAAAAGACTCCTTAGAGAAAGCTCTTCAGTTCTTAAAAATGACTTTGCGGGCAAcaccctcctctgccttcctgcaTCACCAGGTAGGGCTTTGCTACAAGACACAAATGATTCAAATAAAGAAAGCTAACCACTGGAGgcccagaggaagaaataaagaaaatgtgcacAGATTGGTTAGGATGGCTATATGGGAATTTGAAAAGGCTTTGAAGCTACAACCCACATTTCATCAGCTGTATATTGAGCTAGCTGAGATGTATGCAGAACTGGGCCACCACAGAGTGGCTGAGGACACTTTTGAGAAACTGTTGAGCATGGGGGTCAATGATGATTATCTACAGCAACAGATTCATTTCTCCTATGGCCGATTTCAAGAATTTCACATGAAATCTGAACTCAATGCAATTAgccattatttaaatgtaataaaaatagaaacctcATCATTTACAAGCAAGAAAAGTTTCACTGCTTTGAAGAAATTGGTTTTAAAGAGCtgtcaaagaaatggagaaaacacaCTAAAGTTGAGGATCCTTGGGTTGGTCTACAAATTtcaaggagaaatggaaaaagcCATGGAGTGTAGCCTGTGGGCCCAGAGTCTGGCTACTGAGAAAGAACTGTGTGGGAGGTGA